CGATAAGGCAACACCTGAATTGACCATAGAGTATTTTACCGCATTATTATACTCTATATTCAATGGACTATTGAGATATACAAAAAAAGTAATGATGAACATTATTGATCCCCATATTGTTAATAATGTAGCTAATGGCTTTATCATTGGAATTATAATTTTACAGGCAAATATAACATGTTTCGATAAAATCAAGACAATAATTCAAAGTGCTATACTCCAAGGAAATACTGACCGTCCAAGACACCGAACAAGAAGTGTTTTTATACTTGAAAAAGGTTAAAAATCACAGCTACCGAATTAGTGGTAGTAAAATCAGTATGACCCTACCGAATAGATATACCAACCCGGATACCATAAATAAGTATAAGCTGGAGCTTTTGAATATGATTCAGCAGAAGCTAGAGGCTGAACCTAAGTGGCTCAAAAGGAAAAGTTTATTTGAAAATAAGATTGTCTCCATAATGAATGAACCCTTTCAGGTCATAAATTCGGCTGAATATGGACTCGCTCCAATAAATTTCGAAAATAGAGAGATTTTTTGGACGAATGCATGGTCCGAA
The DNA window shown above is from Chitinophagales bacterium and carries:
- a CDS encoding M48 family metallopeptidase: MLYSKEILTVQDTEQEVFLYLKKVKNHSYRISGSKISMTLPNRYTNPDTINKYKLELLNMIQQKLEAEPKWLKRKSLFENKIVSIMNEPFQVINSAEYGLAPINFENREIFWTNAWSEKTKSSFIKKIVKQYSHIVENRVRYWNQVTIQGRITNVNLKNNLTTWGLCSNRGEITISVHTLFAPLWVIDYVIIHELCHLVHHDHSVEFWRLVETFYPKYKQAKKFLKEKGMELSY